A window of the Aliivibrio salmonicida LFI1238 genome harbors these coding sequences:
- the nrdD gene encoding anaerobic ribonucleoside-triphosphate reductase — translation MNITVIKRDGSRAAYENSRIIDAVKGASEQVTPEIESYAQLVAHAVEVALQGQKEVGIRQIQDLVENELMQGPHKVLARAYIEYRHDRDIAREKISVLNKEISGLIEQSNAELLNENANKDGKVIPTQRDLLAGIVAKHYATRHILPRDIVQAHERGEIHYHDLDYAPFFPMFNCMLIDLKGMLTGGFKMGNAEIDTPKSIATATAVTAQIIAQVASHIYGGTTINRIDEILAPYVTVSYEKAKKLAEKWNIADAEAFAQAQTEKECYDAFQSLEYEVNTLHTANGQTPFVTFGFGLGTSWESKLIQRSILANRIAGLGKNRKTAVFPKLVFAIRDGLNHKKSDPHYDIKELALECATKRMYPDILNYDKVVEVTGSFKTPMGCRSFLDVYEENGEQIHDGRNNIGVISLNLPRVAIEAKGDVTAFYKLLDERLLLCRRALETRISRLEGVKARVAPILYMEGACGVRLKPDDDIINIFKNGRASVSLGYIGVHETIEALFGSDDHLYDNAELQVKALDIIQYLKDAVEVWTKETGFGFSLYGTPSENLCSRFCKLDNTQFGVIDKVTDKGYYTNSFHLDVQKVVNPYDKIDFEMPYPEISSGGFICYGEFPNMQRNIEALENVWDYSYSRVPYYGTNTPIDECYECGFTGEFECTSKGFTCPKCGNHGSTKVSVTRRVCGYLGSPDARPFNFGKQEEVQRRVKHL, via the coding sequence GTGAACATAACTGTAATCAAACGAGATGGAAGTCGTGCAGCCTATGAGAATTCTCGTATTATTGACGCTGTAAAAGGCGCTTCAGAGCAGGTTACGCCTGAAATTGAGAGTTATGCTCAGCTAGTGGCTCATGCCGTTGAAGTGGCTCTACAGGGACAAAAAGAAGTGGGTATTCGTCAGATCCAAGATCTGGTTGAAAACGAATTAATGCAAGGGCCACACAAAGTGTTAGCGCGTGCTTATATTGAGTATCGCCATGACCGTGACATTGCTCGTGAAAAAATCAGTGTGTTAAATAAAGAAATTAGCGGCCTGATTGAACAAAGTAATGCTGAGTTATTGAACGAAAATGCCAATAAAGACGGCAAAGTTATCCCAACACAGCGTGATTTACTGGCGGGCATTGTGGCTAAACACTATGCGACACGTCATATTTTACCGCGTGATATCGTTCAAGCGCATGAACGTGGCGAGATCCATTACCACGATTTAGATTACGCCCCGTTCTTCCCAATGTTTAACTGTATGCTGATTGACTTAAAAGGCATGTTAACCGGTGGCTTTAAAATGGGTAATGCGGAAATCGATACACCAAAATCGATTGCCACAGCGACAGCAGTAACCGCGCAAATCATTGCTCAAGTTGCAAGTCATATCTACGGCGGAACTACGATTAACCGTATTGATGAAATTCTTGCGCCTTATGTAACGGTTAGTTACGAAAAAGCGAAGAAATTGGCTGAGAAATGGAATATTGCGGATGCTGAAGCGTTTGCTCAAGCACAAACAGAAAAAGAATGTTATGACGCATTCCAATCTCTTGAGTATGAAGTAAACACATTACATACCGCGAATGGGCAAACGCCTTTTGTTACGTTTGGTTTTGGTTTAGGCACAAGCTGGGAATCAAAATTAATTCAACGTTCTATTTTAGCGAACCGTATTGCTGGTTTAGGTAAAAACCGTAAAACAGCGGTATTCCCAAAATTAGTCTTCGCTATTCGTGATGGTTTGAATCATAAAAAATCGGATCCTCATTACGACATTAAAGAACTTGCGCTTGAATGTGCTACAAAACGTATGTACCCAGACATTCTTAACTACGACAAAGTGGTTGAAGTGACGGGGTCATTCAAAACGCCAATGGGATGTCGCAGCTTCTTAGACGTTTATGAAGAAAATGGCGAACAAATTCATGATGGCCGTAATAACATTGGTGTTATCAGCTTAAACCTTCCTCGTGTTGCGATTGAAGCGAAAGGTGATGTGACTGCATTCTACAAATTGCTTGATGAGCGTCTACTTCTTTGTCGTCGCGCATTAGAAACGCGTATCTCTCGTCTTGAAGGCGTGAAGGCTCGTGTGGCTCCTATCCTTTATATGGAAGGGGCGTGTGGTGTTCGTCTGAAACCAGATGATGACATCATTAATATCTTTAAAAATGGCCGTGCTTCAGTATCGCTGGGTTACATTGGTGTGCATGAAACGATTGAAGCATTGTTCGGTAGTGATGATCACTTATATGACAACGCAGAGCTTCAAGTAAAAGCATTAGACATTATTCAATACCTAAAAGATGCTGTAGAAGTATGGACAAAAGAAACCGGTTTTGGCTTTAGCCTTTATGGCACACCAAGTGAAAACTTATGTTCTCGTTTCTGTAAATTAGATAACACACAGTTTGGTGTTATCGATAAAGTGACAGACAAAGGGTACTACACCAACAGTTTCCACCTTGATGTTCAAAAAGTAGTGAACCCATACGATAAGATTGATTTTGAAATGCCATACCCTGAGATCTCAAGCGGTGGTTTCATTTGTTATGGTGAATTCCCTAACATGCAACGCAATATTGAAGCGTTAGAAAATGTATGGGATTACAGCTACAGCCGTGTGCCTTATTACGGAACAAACACCCCCATTGATGAATGCTATGAATGTGGTTTTACGGGTGAGTTTGAATGTACAAGTAAAGGTTTCACATGTCCTAAATGTGGCAATCATGGCTCAACCAAAGTGTCAGTAACACGTCGAGTATGTGGTTATTTAGGCAGCCCTGATGCACGTCCATTTAACTTTGGTAAGCAAGAAGAAGTTCAACGTCGAGTGAAACATTTATAA
- a CDS encoding endonuclease/exonuclease/phosphatase family protein, whose protein sequence is MNQRITRLLSFYMLIFSSFSSYAVTLSTWNMEWLTLNPSEKFKPSERNEYDFRSLNNYFIKSNSQILAFQEVDSAEAIQKVVGNEYKIYLSDRSSNPKKQFNDINQYTGFAVHNSISVTDPDDFSLLPDKKTSKLRYAAYIIATVNEKPLHLLSVHLKSGCFGQKKKNYACSTLEQQTEEVIDWINERNEKKQDYLILGDFNHTLAHPRSWVWKEIQKGTPQDPYLLTEDTKGNCTVKQWKRNWPKYTTFTRLIDHGISNLSLKKVEVEQLLYDQNDVKKFQLTDHCPIIFKIKD, encoded by the coding sequence ATGAATCAACGAATTACTCGCTTACTCAGTTTTTACATGCTTATTTTTAGCTCATTTTCAAGCTATGCTGTCACACTATCGACATGGAATATGGAATGGTTAACACTCAATCCATCTGAAAAATTTAAACCATCAGAAAGAAATGAATACGATTTTAGATCCTTAAATAATTATTTTATTAAATCAAATAGCCAAATATTGGCCTTCCAAGAAGTCGATTCCGCTGAGGCGATTCAAAAAGTCGTGGGGAACGAGTATAAAATCTACTTATCCGATCGTTCATCTAACCCAAAAAAACAGTTTAATGACATAAACCAATACACGGGTTTTGCCGTTCATAACTCAATTAGCGTGACTGACCCTGATGATTTTTCTCTGTTACCCGACAAGAAAACCAGTAAATTACGTTATGCGGCTTATATCATTGCAACCGTAAACGAAAAGCCTTTGCATTTACTTTCTGTTCATTTGAAATCAGGGTGTTTTGGTCAGAAGAAGAAAAACTACGCCTGTTCCACTCTTGAACAACAAACAGAAGAAGTGATTGATTGGATAAATGAGCGAAACGAAAAGAAACAAGATTACTTAATTCTTGGGGACTTTAACCACACCTTAGCGCATCCAAGAAGTTGGGTGTGGAAAGAAATTCAAAAAGGCACACCACAAGACCCGTACCTACTGACAGAAGACACCAAAGGTAATTGCACCGTTAAACAATGGAAACGTAACTGGCCAAAATACACCACATTTACCCGTTTGATTGATCACGGCATTAGTAACCTTTCTCTTAAAAAAGTCGAAGTAGAGCAATTACTGTATGACCAAAATGACGTTAAAAAATTCCAACTCACCGATCACTGCCCCATTATATTTAAAATAAAAGATTAG
- a CDS encoding DNA-3-methyladenine glycosylase I, with protein MDKKRCQWAEVSDLDREYHDNEWGVPVHSDQQLFESLILEGAQAGLSWSTILKKREGYRLLFDGFDVQKIVKYDQDKVDALMLDARIVRHRLKINSVITNAQAFIKIQQEFGSFSDYLWSYVDGKPMINKWETMADVPVTTELSDKLSKDLKKRGFKFIGSTICYAFLQATGVIDDHLVSCPCYKG; from the coding sequence ATGGATAAAAAACGTTGCCAGTGGGCTGAAGTTTCTGATTTAGATAGAGAATATCATGATAATGAATGGGGGGTTCCTGTTCACTCTGATCAACAATTGTTTGAATCTTTAATTTTAGAAGGTGCGCAAGCGGGATTAAGTTGGTCTACTATTTTAAAAAAACGGGAAGGCTACCGTTTGCTGTTTGATGGTTTTGATGTTCAAAAAATCGTTAAATATGATCAAGATAAAGTCGACGCGTTAATGCTAGACGCTCGTATTGTTCGTCATCGCTTAAAAATTAATTCGGTGATCACCAATGCTCAGGCCTTTATTAAGATACAGCAAGAGTTTGGCAGTTTTTCTGACTATTTGTGGTCTTATGTTGATGGCAAACCAATGATAAATAAGTGGGAAACAATGGCTGATGTGCCAGTCACCACTGAGTTATCTGATAAATTAAGTAAAGATCTAAAGAAACGTGGTTTTAAATTTATTGGTTCGACCATCTGTTACGCTTTTTTACAGGCGACGGGCGTAATCGATGATCATCTTGTCAGTTGCCCTTGCTACAAAGGTTAA
- a CDS encoding SCO family protein produces MKKILLIIVIIFVGFGAKQAYLAYSTNDNVLYGIENKPVDLFDLNDPRIRIVYFGFTRCPDVCPTSLAMLSGALNQIDPGTLKTLRPVFVTLDPERDSPEHSAEYAHYFHSSIEGVSGSVDAINELARRYSVTFHKTELKDSALKYTIDHSSYFYFLKPDGSLIRKVPHTISPDPIVEAIQSLSLPAN; encoded by the coding sequence ATGAAAAAAATTCTATTAATAATCGTAATCATATTCGTTGGTTTCGGAGCAAAACAAGCTTATTTGGCGTATTCAACTAACGATAACGTACTGTACGGAATAGAAAATAAACCCGTTGATCTTTTTGATCTCAACGATCCCCGTATTCGTATCGTCTATTTTGGTTTCACTCGCTGCCCTGATGTCTGCCCTACCTCATTAGCGATGCTCTCTGGCGCATTAAATCAAATCGATCCAGGAACATTAAAAACGTTAAGACCTGTCTTTGTGACTCTTGATCCAGAAAGAGACAGTCCTGAACACTCAGCAGAATACGCACACTATTTTCATTCTTCGATTGAGGGCGTTTCAGGATCAGTCGATGCAATCAATGAATTAGCAAGACGCTACAGTGTCACCTTTCATAAGACCGAATTAAAAGACTCAGCATTAAAATATACGATTGATCACTCCTCATATTTCTACTTTCTAAAACCAGATGGTTCATTAATACGTAAAGTGCCTCACACTATATCGCCAGATCCCATAGTGGAAGCGATTCAATCTCTTTCATTGCCAGCAAACTAA
- a CDS encoding copper chaperone PCu(A)C: protein MKKSLFALSALLLSTGAFAQSQLIIENPYARATPPNATNSAIFMTIKNTGDATRTLVSATTSAAKKVELHTVIKTDGMMKMREVDTIEIPKDQEVMLKPGGLHIMLFDLAQPLKESDFIDVTLNFSDGDKEVFKAPVKKVMAGMKHKM, encoded by the coding sequence ATGAAAAAATCACTCTTTGCTCTTAGTGCACTACTTCTTAGCACTGGCGCTTTTGCTCAAAGCCAATTAATTATCGAAAACCCATACGCACGAGCAACACCACCAAACGCAACAAACAGCGCCATTTTCATGACCATTAAAAATACAGGTGATGCGACGAGAACCTTAGTATCAGCAACCACATCAGCAGCAAAGAAAGTAGAATTACACACCGTGATTAAAACCGACGGCATGATGAAAATGCGAGAAGTAGATACGATTGAGATCCCTAAAGATCAAGAAGTCATGCTAAAACCAGGTGGCCTGCATATTATGCTATTTGATTTGGCTCAGCCTCTAAAAGAAAGTGACTTTATTGATGTGACACTTAACTTTTCTGATGGCGATAAAGAAGTATTTAAAGCACCAGTAAAGAAAGTAATGGCAGGAATGAAGCACAAAATGTAA
- a CDS encoding DMT family transporter has protein sequence MYYLLPLLTVIIWGGNSIINKMAASAIEPSAMSFYRWAFAMLLLTPFCLPSIIKSRHVIRPYLSKLAFLALLGMVINQSLGYYAGLTTTASNMSLIISLVPLISVFLSVPLLGKRISALSIVGAVISLAGLTFMLGHGDVTFFLHQPITQGDGLMVIAAFTYAAYCVLLKRWKMPITNWQMIYMQGMFAVAMLMPLWLTSDNLLPTKESIPLIMYASIAASIAAPWMWVKAIDVIGAESSAMFMNLMPVVAVSLAAVLLGEKIESYHLMGGLMVISGVILAQIKTKKAKKEAEVLLKV, from the coding sequence ATGTATTACTTATTACCGCTACTTACCGTCATCATTTGGGGCGGAAATTCCATCATTAATAAAATGGCAGCATCAGCTATTGAGCCAAGTGCCATGAGTTTTTATCGTTGGGCTTTTGCAATGCTTCTGTTAACGCCATTTTGCTTGCCTTCGATTATTAAATCTCGCCATGTGATACGCCCTTACCTCTCTAAGCTGGCTTTTTTAGCCTTACTTGGCATGGTCATCAACCAATCATTAGGCTACTACGCTGGATTAACCACTACAGCATCGAATATGTCATTAATCATTTCTTTAGTGCCACTCATCAGTGTTTTTCTTAGCGTACCGTTGCTAGGAAAACGCATATCCGCATTAAGTATTGTTGGTGCCGTAATTTCGTTAGCTGGCTTAACGTTTATGCTCGGTCATGGCGATGTGACTTTCTTTTTGCATCAACCGATCACTCAAGGCGATGGTTTAATGGTAATAGCAGCATTCACTTATGCAGCCTATTGCGTATTATTGAAACGTTGGAAAATGCCAATCACTAACTGGCAGATGATTTATATGCAAGGCATGTTTGCTGTCGCTATGCTAATGCCATTATGGCTAACCAGTGACAACTTATTACCAACAAAAGAGTCTATCCCACTGATTATGTACGCCTCTATTGCGGCTTCTATTGCTGCCCCTTGGATGTGGGTTAAAGCCATTGATGTCATTGGTGCCGAATCTAGCGCGATGTTCATGAATTTAATGCCGGTTGTAGCCGTTTCTCTTGCGGCTGTTTTATTAGGTGAGAAAATTGAAAGTTATCACTTAATGGGTGGATTAATGGTGATTTCTGGGGTTATTTTGGCTCAGATAAAAACTAAGAAAGCCAAAAAAGAAGCAGAAGTGCTCCTTAAAGTCTAG
- a CDS encoding RHS repeat-associated core domain-containing protein produces the protein MRDYLANEYKYKAHAIKATVNELMKLQEPAILQISRSSTGGKGHYWVLENIENGQFNIFDPQMNRRFQFNAEQIKKEWGGNVILLSKTGSNAIGELMSEEEMTSTYGGCCGIQRPQGDTGFPESIPDSPESDCSKGAPIWTVNMVNMNLFMTDIPLWYNNEIGPNVEIKLSYNSQSVLAQNEPFGNKWMFNYGTYLVVDPGEAVTIFGSDGREDVFIKDAQGKYQSDSYYRTKLVQENQDTYSLIYADGSKKIYGVPKNTKALQYFLLEKIDAYGNKLIFHYNNEAKMVSIEDSHNRMTHLNYDAVGLISSVDDPFGRKATFLYDENRNLISLVDMEGYTASLTYDDNRFVTSLGDAKGTTKFYIEPADGIRNGAVAYNSPGSDMWENYRITVTLPNKKKEEYYFNGFNKSSWYVNADNYRDFYSENNNYSSKIKKTVYKFVVPNGRIGKISEVKHPDGSSNKIEYYKNNKIKSIKDQFGKNQEFKWNENGLLIERIDKLGNTIIYDYADNNIDLISISTVNGVIKIEYDDYHKVVSISDYNGDISKVIYNENGNEIRKINEEGIVTNFIRNEFDFIKEIIHSGKTIKKYTYDSMGRIEKYKDINNYTYLYEYNNIDTLLKVTYPSGRVIKKVYGTCPRMLTKKIRQKDRVYEYRYNDSKQLTKIINPILGRVELTRSSSGLITSILDENSNRTKFDYTYIGKLNKKTYSDGTNVNIEYDKDGLLTKKVNAREIIKEFIYNDKQQITRVDYSDDTPSVNYQYDEQGRVILITDQFGNTKFEYYPNGQLKTKDGPLDNDLIYITYNKVKKISSVTINNTINSSYEYDDLGRLLTINAFSKDFNYSYSNASLSPSIMLDYPSGVQQSWQWDKQSDLAQLRYTKKDTSIAEYNYKFDESGQLSEQIGTSTWRMDVPKFTASYNDLNQIIEWNGDKNIFEYDKDGNPTKGILGDGTSFAAIYDAENRLVELSFIREDIKYKETFGYAYNNMLSEYKLYQNEVLAKTKHYVRLGLVELQEQDGKGKVEQEYAWNLYAKGGIGNLLITKTADKFYQYIYSHTGNVQKVIDGSGNIVANYQYTPYGQASGDAFTLQPFGYSTKRSDFESGLVYFGYRFYAPHLGRWLNRDPLQEEGGINLYAYVNGDPLGYVDPDGREPWDSLPVEAYMPDNTKLYVEQSIKKAEHEAKCEMKEQIYKFNNSASILAKFTSIKHGEAVCSAISMGLDIFSEVEQCD, from the coding sequence TTGCGTGACTACTTAGCAAATGAATACAAATATAAAGCTCATGCCATAAAAGCTACAGTTAATGAATTAATGAAGTTACAAGAACCTGCTATTTTGCAAATAAGCAGAAGTTCAACGGGAGGAAAAGGACATTATTGGGTATTAGAAAATATAGAAAATGGACAATTTAATATTTTTGATCCTCAAATGAACAGGCGGTTTCAATTCAATGCTGAACAGATAAAAAAAGAGTGGGGAGGAAATGTAATATTACTATCTAAAACAGGAAGTAATGCTATTGGCGAATTAATGTCTGAAGAGGAAATGACATCAACTTATGGAGGGTGCTGTGGTATTCAAAGGCCTCAAGGTGATACAGGTTTTCCGGAAAGTATCCCTGATAGTCCAGAAAGTGATTGTTCAAAAGGTGCGCCTATTTGGACGGTAAATATGGTTAATATGAACCTATTTATGACAGATATCCCACTCTGGTATAACAATGAAATCGGTCCAAATGTGGAAATTAAATTAAGTTATAACTCACAGAGTGTTTTGGCTCAAAATGAACCATTTGGTAATAAATGGATGTTCAACTATGGTACTTATCTTGTTGTTGATCCTGGAGAGGCGGTGACTATATTTGGTTCTGATGGGCGTGAAGATGTATTTATAAAAGATGCTCAAGGAAAATACCAATCAGATAGTTATTATAGAACAAAGTTGGTTCAAGAAAATCAGGATACATATAGCCTAATATATGCAGACGGTTCTAAGAAGATATATGGGGTACCAAAGAATACAAAAGCTCTTCAATATTTTTTATTAGAAAAAATAGATGCTTATGGGAATAAATTGATTTTCCATTATAACAATGAAGCAAAAATGGTATCTATTGAAGATTCACATAATAGAATGACACACCTTAATTATGATGCAGTAGGCTTAATTTCATCTGTAGATGACCCATTCGGACGAAAAGCAACTTTTTTATATGATGAGAATCGGAACTTAATATCATTAGTTGATATGGAGGGGTATACTGCATCATTGACATATGATGATAATCGTTTTGTAACTTCGTTAGGTGATGCTAAGGGGACAACAAAGTTTTATATAGAGCCTGCTGACGGTATTCGAAATGGTGCCGTTGCATATAATTCTCCAGGCTCTGATATGTGGGAAAATTATCGTATAACAGTAACATTACCCAATAAAAAGAAAGAAGAATATTATTTTAACGGATTTAATAAATCGTCTTGGTATGTAAATGCTGATAATTATCGTGATTTTTACTCTGAGAACAATAATTATAGCTCTAAAATTAAAAAAACAGTCTATAAATTTGTCGTACCAAATGGACGCATAGGTAAGATCTCTGAGGTTAAACACCCTGATGGGAGCAGCAATAAAATTGAGTATTATAAGAATAATAAGATAAAATCAATTAAAGACCAATTTGGTAAAAATCAAGAATTTAAATGGAATGAGAATGGATTGTTAATAGAAAGAATTGATAAGTTAGGTAATACCATAATCTATGATTATGCTGATAATAATATCGATTTGATTTCTATATCAACAGTTAATGGTGTCATAAAAATAGAATATGATGATTATCATAAAGTAGTTAGTATTTCTGATTATAATGGAGATATATCAAAAGTTATTTATAATGAGAATGGTAATGAAATAAGAAAAATCAATGAAGAAGGCATTGTGACTAACTTTATTAGAAATGAATTTGATTTTATTAAAGAAATTATTCATTCTGGAAAGACGATTAAAAAATATACTTATGATTCTATGGGGCGGATTGAAAAATATAAAGATATAAATAATTATACATATCTTTATGAATATAATAATATTGATACTTTACTAAAAGTGACTTATCCATCAGGAAGAGTCATTAAAAAAGTCTATGGTACTTGTCCTCGTATGTTGACAAAGAAAATACGCCAAAAAGATAGAGTGTATGAATACAGGTATAATGATTCTAAACAATTAACAAAAATAATAAATCCAATATTAGGCAGGGTTGAACTTACTCGTTCATCATCGGGTTTAATAACCTCTATTTTAGACGAGAATAGTAATCGAACTAAATTCGATTATACCTACATAGGTAAATTAAATAAAAAAACTTATTCAGATGGAACAAACGTAAATATTGAATATGATAAAGATGGTTTGCTGACTAAAAAAGTTAATGCAAGAGAGATAATAAAAGAATTCATTTATAATGATAAACAACAAATCACAAGAGTTGATTACAGTGATGATACCCCAAGTGTTAACTATCAATACGATGAACAAGGACGAGTAATTTTAATTACTGATCAATTTGGTAATACAAAATTCGAATATTATCCTAATGGACAATTGAAGACTAAAGATGGACCTTTAGACAATGATTTAATATATATTACTTATAATAAAGTAAAGAAAATATCATCTGTAACTATCAACAATACGATAAACTCTAGTTATGAATACGATGATTTAGGAAGATTGTTAACGATTAACGCTTTTTCAAAAGATTTTAATTACAGCTATAGCAATGCTTCTTTATCTCCATCAATAATGCTTGACTATCCGAGTGGGGTTCAACAAAGCTGGCAATGGGATAAACAGTCTGATTTAGCTCAATTAAGGTATACAAAAAAAGATACCTCTATTGCCGAGTATAACTATAAATTTGATGAATCGGGACAGCTTTCCGAGCAAATCGGTACAAGTACATGGAGAATGGATGTTCCTAAATTTACCGCCAGCTATAATGATTTAAATCAAATTATAGAATGGAATGGGGACAAGAATATTTTCGAGTATGATAAAGATGGTAACCCGACAAAAGGTATTTTAGGTGATGGAACCTCCTTTGCTGCGATATATGATGCAGAGAATAGGTTAGTTGAGCTGAGTTTTATACGTGAAGATATTAAGTATAAAGAAACATTTGGTTACGCATACAATAATATGCTTTCAGAGTATAAGCTTTATCAAAATGAAGTTTTAGCTAAAACAAAACATTATGTTCGCCTTGGATTAGTTGAGTTACAAGAACAAGATGGAAAAGGAAAAGTCGAACAAGAATATGCATGGAATTTATATGCCAAAGGCGGTATTGGTAATTTATTAATAACAAAAACTGCGGATAAGTTTTATCAGTACATTTATAGTCATACTGGTAACGTGCAAAAAGTGATTGATGGTAGCGGTAATATTGTTGCTAATTATCAATATACACCATACGGACAGGCATCAGGTGATGCTTTTACATTACAACCATTCGGTTATTCGACCAAACGAAGTGATTTTGAAAGTGGGTTAGTTTATTTTGGTTATCGATTTTATGCTCCGCATTTAGGTCGCTGGTTAAATCGAGATCCTCTTCAAGAAGAAGGAGGTATTAATTTATACGCATATGTAAATGGTGATCCTCTAGGATATGTTGATCCAGATGGTAGAGAACCATGGGACAGCTTGCCTGTTGAAGCATATATGCCGGATAATACTAAATTATACGTAGAGCAATCAATTAAGAAAGCTGAACATGAAGCCAAATGTGAAATGAAAGAACAAATATATAAATTTAATAATTCAGCTAGTATTTTAGCTAAATTTACATCAATAAAACATGGAGAAGCTGTATGCTCTGCTATTTCTATGGGACTTGATATTTTTTCAGAGGTAGAACAATGCGATTAA
- a CDS encoding IS630-like element ISVsa8 family transposase (programmed frameshift): MKAVNPLTDNEKITLKEAIANHPKNRVRIRAHAIILSDKGYSILALTDILDAKFETISSWIDHWEACGMLGLYDAVRIGRKPIYTEAEVYRLKSLVDEEPHQLKRAQAILEEETGKKSSLDTIKRNNKKSDYSYKRARHSLKLKRDDMKFNNFSNILNSLIEMERTNKCELFYFDESGFSQKSNLPYCWGPIGVQSLRPAHSHSKRLNVLGFLSRQGKLSFQTTEGRVTTDTVIDAFEHFINARKNDKPCFIILDNASFHRSAKFKQKLHEWLMNDVLVCYLPPYSPELNIIEILWKKVKYEWLPCEAFKTFEDLSINIKNILNYYGEKFTITFA, from the exons ATGAAAGCAGTTAATCCTTTAACAGACAATGAAAAAATAACCCTAAAAGAAGCGATCGCTAATCATCCAAAAAATAGAGTAAGAATACGAGCACATGCGATTATTCTCAGTGATAAAGGCTACTCTATTTTAGCGTTAACTGATATTTTAGACGCTAAATTTGAGACCATATCGTCATGGATAGACCATTGGGAAGCCTGTGGAATGCTCGGATTGTATGACGCTGTTCGTATAGGTAGAAAACCTATTTACACAGAAGCAGAAGTATATCGTTTGAAGTCATTGGTTGATGAAGAGCCACATCAACTTAAACGAGCACAAGCAATACTTGAAGAAGAAACAGGTAAAAAATCCAGCTTAGACACTATTAAACGAAATA ATAAAAAAAGTGATTACAGTTACAAAAGAGCCCGACACTCATTAAAGTTAAAGCGTGACGATATGAAATTCAATAATTTCAGTAATATATTGAATTCATTGATTGAAATGGAACGTACGAATAAATGTGAACTCTTTTATTTTGATGAGTCAGGCTTTAGTCAGAAATCTAATCTTCCTTATTGTTGGGGACCTATCGGTGTTCAATCGCTAAGGCCTGCTCATTCACACAGCAAACGGCTCAATGTTCTTGGCTTCTTAAGTAGACAAGGTAAATTGAGTTTTCAAACAACGGAAGGAAGAGTAACTACCGATACAGTAATTGATGCATTTGAGCACTTTATCAACGCACGAAAAAACGATAAGCCATGCTTTATTATCTTAGATAATGCCTCTTTTCATAGGTCAGCAAAATTTAAACAAAAATTGCATGAGTGGTTGATGAATGATGTATTAGTTTGTTATCTACCACCGTACTCTCCAGAGCTCAATATCATTGAGATATTGTGGAAGAAAGTAAAATATGAATGGTTACCATGTGAAGCGTTCAAAACGTTTGAAGACCTCAGTATTAACATCAAAAACATATTAAATTATTACGGCGAAAAATTCACAATAACTTTTGCGTGA